Proteins from one Vibrio pomeroyi genomic window:
- a CDS encoding SDR family NAD(P)-dependent oxidoreductase, which produces MSTVVVWGAGSGLGAAMVEHFHQQGFEVIAIARNPEKNPRLAILGVTSLSCDATDKQQVEKTVAELPKSALVVSSMGSFRADVPVDYIGHRHVIDALETNEIKRFVLVTSLGCGDSWQYLSERSRKGFGAAVREKSLAEAWLMSSSLDYTILRPGGLLDGEVTGNGELSQQVEVHGLIYRQEVARLIETLLANEASIGQVYQCIDPTVKYG; this is translated from the coding sequence ATGAGTACAGTCGTAGTATGGGGAGCAGGTAGCGGTTTGGGTGCAGCAATGGTCGAGCACTTTCATCAACAAGGTTTTGAAGTGATTGCGATTGCTAGAAACCCAGAGAAGAACCCGCGCTTGGCGATTCTTGGCGTAACTTCATTGAGCTGCGATGCGACCGACAAGCAACAAGTGGAAAAGACGGTTGCTGAGTTACCAAAATCGGCATTGGTTGTTTCAAGCATGGGCAGTTTTAGAGCGGATGTTCCGGTTGATTACATCGGTCACCGACATGTGATTGATGCTCTGGAAACGAATGAAATCAAACGCTTTGTGCTAGTGACGTCGTTAGGTTGTGGTGATTCATGGCAGTACCTATCAGAGCGCTCAAGAAAAGGGTTTGGTGCTGCAGTTCGTGAAAAATCATTGGCGGAAGCTTGGTTAATGTCGAGCTCGCTTGATTACACGATTCTTCGCCCGGGTGGCTTGTTAGACGGTGAAGTGACTGGCAATGGTGAGCTTTCTCAACAAGTGGAAGTGCATGGTCTGATTTACCGACAAGAAGTGGCTCGTCTTATTGAAACCTTATTGGCGAACGAAGCGAGTATCGGCCAAGTGTACCAATGTATCGACCCTACTGTTAAATACGGCTAA
- a CDS encoding NADH:flavin oxidoreductase, with protein sequence MRSATWENMATEDGHMTDKLYAIYEELAQGEVGLIVTGYANIVKEEKPNAGMMGMYNDSFIDEYKKLTQLVHDNDSKIVMQLAYGGTKTTYDLGERVIFAPSEVPEKGTQTLGKAMTKGEIDYIVDAFAKASLRAKQSGFDGVEIHAAHTYLINQFLSPYYNQREDEYGGSLENRMRFLLEIYTATRKLVGEDFPILVKLTASEFFEGGVTFDETRLVCKKLEEIGVDGIVVSGNIHGKADTMIGESHDGFTIQAEGYFHEYGHAISQDVDIPVITVGGLTDFDAIEEIANNTGIEYFALSRPLLSEPHLIKRWKEGDRSPVECERCSKCRTKRGNFCVVNKDRKVQLAKM encoded by the coding sequence ATGAGAAGTGCGACGTGGGAAAATATGGCGACCGAAGATGGCCATATGACAGATAAACTTTACGCTATCTATGAAGAGTTGGCTCAAGGTGAGGTTGGCTTGATCGTCACGGGTTACGCAAACATCGTTAAAGAAGAAAAGCCGAATGCTGGCATGATGGGTATGTATAACGACTCGTTTATCGATGAATACAAAAAGCTAACCCAACTGGTTCATGACAACGACTCTAAAATCGTGATGCAATTAGCTTATGGCGGTACGAAAACCACGTATGACCTTGGCGAGCGAGTGATCTTTGCACCGAGTGAGGTTCCTGAAAAAGGAACTCAAACACTGGGCAAAGCGATGACCAAAGGTGAGATCGACTACATTGTTGATGCGTTTGCCAAAGCGTCACTAAGAGCTAAACAGTCGGGTTTTGATGGTGTTGAGATTCATGCGGCACACACGTACTTGATCAACCAGTTCTTAAGCCCTTACTACAACCAGCGTGAAGATGAATACGGCGGTAGCTTAGAAAATCGTATGAGATTCTTGCTTGAGATCTACACAGCAACACGCAAGCTGGTGGGTGAGGATTTCCCTATCTTGGTTAAGCTGACCGCTTCTGAGTTTTTCGAGGGTGGTGTGACCTTCGATGAAACGCGCTTAGTGTGTAAAAAGCTCGAAGAAATTGGCGTTGATGGCATTGTGGTGTCTGGCAACATTCATGGCAAAGCCGACACCATGATTGGCGAGTCACATGATGGGTTTACCATCCAAGCTGAAGGTTACTTCCATGAATATGGCCATGCAATTAGCCAAGATGTCGACATTCCTGTTATCACGGTGGGCGGCTTAACGGATTTTGATGCTATTGAAGAGATCGCTAATAATACGGGTATTGAGTACTTTGCACTTTCTCGACCTCTATTATCTGAGCCTCATCTAATCAAACGCTGGAAAGAGGGCGATCGAAGCCCTGTAGAGTGTGAGAGATGTTCTAAGTGTCGTACTAAGCGCGGTAACTTCTGTGTGGTAAACAAAGATAGAAAAGTGCAGCTAGCTAAAATGTAG
- a CDS encoding HlyD family type I secretion periplasmic adaptor subunit, with product MAKQPIEKGKRYGELVESQNTARTLALATWSVALCVIAFATWSVVTQVDEIAKAKGAVIPEGEKQVLQSAIGGKLKQILVKEGQLVEKGQPLVEFDATFQRTALDELKSQQVTLLASVERMNALLEQREPNLAEFEIDYPEIVSQQKAQLNAQKALYFQKRVVLEKESEQIAEQLRSVDKSLPSYEKELNATKQELIILEKGYKAGNISRLRVLEMRQKLASIEQKIEEARGKKAVLIKQADSTEQKIEQLLAEAKAKVSDDRSKAVSDLSALNARVRSSQAKLTNTMLVSPLQGLVQSLPSTQNGGVIQPGGTVVEIVPVGGKADFKARLSPRDIGFVNVGQPTRIKIDAFDYSRFGALKGEVESISPTTSQSERGEIYYEVVVSVETPYFRDNPESFSILPGMTGEVDITTGEKSVFQYLWKPIYTNISVAFGER from the coding sequence ATGGCTAAACAACCTATCGAGAAGGGCAAGCGCTACGGTGAACTTGTTGAATCACAAAATACGGCTCGTACATTGGCATTGGCGACGTGGTCAGTTGCTTTATGTGTTATCGCTTTTGCCACTTGGTCTGTAGTCACCCAAGTTGATGAAATTGCCAAAGCCAAAGGCGCAGTAATTCCAGAAGGCGAGAAGCAAGTATTACAAAGCGCGATTGGCGGTAAGTTAAAGCAAATTCTCGTTAAAGAAGGTCAACTGGTCGAGAAAGGTCAGCCACTTGTTGAGTTTGATGCGACCTTCCAACGTACTGCTCTTGATGAATTGAAATCTCAACAAGTGACACTTCTCGCCAGTGTAGAGCGTATGAATGCTTTGCTTGAACAACGTGAGCCAAACCTTGCTGAATTTGAGATTGATTATCCAGAGATTGTTAGTCAACAAAAAGCGCAGTTAAATGCACAAAAAGCCCTCTATTTTCAAAAGCGCGTGGTACTTGAGAAAGAGAGCGAGCAGATTGCAGAGCAGCTTCGCAGTGTAGATAAGTCATTACCTAGCTACGAGAAAGAGCTGAATGCGACCAAGCAAGAGTTGATCATACTGGAGAAGGGGTATAAAGCGGGTAACATTTCACGTTTACGTGTGCTTGAAATGCGACAAAAACTGGCCAGTATTGAACAGAAAATCGAAGAAGCTCGTGGTAAGAAAGCAGTGTTAATCAAGCAAGCCGACAGCACGGAGCAAAAAATTGAACAGCTTTTAGCAGAGGCGAAGGCGAAAGTCAGTGATGATCGATCCAAAGCGGTATCTGACTTATCTGCATTGAATGCAAGGGTGCGTTCAAGCCAAGCGAAATTGACGAACACCATGTTAGTGTCACCGCTACAAGGTTTAGTGCAAAGCCTACCAAGTACGCAGAACGGTGGTGTTATTCAACCGGGCGGGACAGTGGTTGAGATTGTTCCTGTTGGTGGTAAAGCGGATTTTAAAGCTCGCTTATCACCGAGAGACATTGGTTTCGTGAACGTAGGCCAGCCGACTCGAATCAAGATTGATGCGTTTGATTACAGCCGTTTTGGTGCTTTAAAAGGCGAGGTTGAAAGCATTTCACCGACTACAAGCCAAAGTGAACGAGGTGAAATTTATTATGAAGTGGTGGTGTCTGTTGAAACGCCATACTTCCGTGATAACCCTGAAAGCTTTTCTATTCTTCCCGGAATGACGGGTGAGGTGGATATTACGACGGGCGAGAAGTCGGTGTTCCAATACCTTTGGAAGCCGATCTACACCAATATCAGCGTTGCATTTGGAGAAAGGTAA
- a CDS encoding ABC transporter gives MPVTSVKNKGVVRKVLLPSLLINLLSLAVPLTVLQIYDRILPNQSYGTATLLLAGATLAVAMEALIRFVRTWLLSAAASNTEKATYQTLVERVTNASSGHLRHLGVGGVEEGLGSVSKVKDWYSGGVIAGFIDLPFALIFLGLVAYIGGELVAIPLAVWLITLGIVWLSSIRVKSLSEEASQDEQERKAFLILLSQTIQGIKRQAVESRIFNQFKSLNNIRSQSKAKEEEQNAFAQECIQLAALATSVLLVITGSLWVLDGQLTTGGLAACSILSGRAVAPLSALVGVRIKLNSIHSANQAIEKLGDLSLSESAGSELNFSDFEALEIKQATVERYGELASADVTLNKGELVLLVSEDRHINSHLLSSIAGIDDLAAGECFINGEAVSIASVAQATAYCGVKGQLVSGTILDNLCGFDPERTQSANDYAVRLGLTKEITRLPDGLETQIGHTSASLLSMGNIKMLNIAAQLASSKPIIMLERPDSSLDLNALGNLVKVLEEEVLAGRTILMVSYHAKLRELASRTITVENGSIAEDTTNQQEVIA, from the coding sequence ATGCCTGTAACGTCAGTAAAAAATAAAGGGGTAGTAAGGAAAGTCTTACTGCCTTCTTTACTTATTAACCTCTTGTCATTGGCCGTTCCATTAACGGTTCTCCAGATCTACGATCGTATTCTTCCCAACCAAAGCTATGGTACAGCCACACTGCTTCTAGCGGGGGCGACTCTAGCTGTAGCCATGGAAGCACTCATACGTTTTGTGCGCACTTGGCTTTTGTCTGCCGCGGCCAGTAATACCGAGAAAGCGACTTATCAAACCTTGGTTGAAAGGGTGACTAACGCTTCATCAGGTCATCTTCGTCATTTAGGTGTTGGCGGTGTAGAAGAAGGGCTCGGCTCAGTATCCAAAGTTAAAGATTGGTATTCCGGCGGTGTGATTGCAGGCTTTATTGATTTGCCTTTTGCATTGATCTTCTTGGGCTTGGTGGCTTACATCGGTGGTGAGCTGGTGGCAATACCTTTGGCAGTTTGGCTGATTACTCTCGGAATCGTTTGGTTATCTTCTATTCGCGTTAAAAGTCTAAGTGAGGAAGCTTCTCAAGATGAGCAGGAGCGAAAAGCGTTCTTGATTTTGCTGAGCCAAACCATTCAGGGAATCAAACGTCAGGCCGTTGAGTCTCGAATCTTTAATCAGTTTAAATCCCTCAATAATATCCGCTCTCAATCCAAAGCCAAAGAAGAAGAACAGAACGCTTTCGCCCAAGAATGTATTCAGCTTGCCGCATTAGCGACTTCTGTCTTGTTGGTGATTACCGGGAGCTTGTGGGTATTGGATGGTCAATTGACCACGGGTGGGTTAGCAGCATGCTCCATCTTATCGGGTAGAGCTGTGGCGCCTCTGAGTGCTCTGGTTGGGGTTCGAATCAAGCTTAATTCAATCCATAGTGCCAATCAGGCAATTGAAAAGTTAGGGGACTTATCACTGTCTGAGTCCGCTGGTTCTGAGCTGAACTTCTCTGACTTTGAGGCTCTAGAGATCAAACAAGCTACCGTTGAAAGGTATGGTGAACTCGCCAGTGCGGATGTGACGCTAAATAAAGGCGAGCTGGTGTTGTTAGTGAGTGAAGATCGCCACATCAATAGTCACTTACTGTCTTCGATAGCAGGGATTGATGATTTAGCCGCGGGTGAGTGCTTCATTAATGGCGAAGCCGTTTCTATTGCATCTGTCGCTCAAGCTACAGCTTACTGCGGGGTTAAAGGGCAGTTAGTCTCAGGTACGATTCTGGACAATTTGTGTGGATTTGATCCTGAGAGAACACAAAGCGCCAATGATTACGCTGTGCGCTTGGGATTAACCAAAGAAATTACGCGTTTACCTGATGGGTTAGAAACACAAATCGGTCATACAAGTGCCTCTTTGTTGAGTATGGGCAACATTAAAATGCTCAATATTGCGGCCCAATTAGCGAGTAGCAAGCCCATTATCATGCTAGAAAGACCGGATTCCTCGCTAGACCTCAATGCTCTCGGTAACCTGGTTAAGGTGCTGGAAGAAGAAGTATTGGCAGGGCGCACCATATTGATGGTGAGCTATCATGCAAAACTTCGCGAACTAGCGAGTCGAACAATTACAGTAGAAAACGGTTCGATTGCCGAAGACACTACTAATCAGCAGGAGGTCATTGCATGA
- a CDS encoding CatB-related O-acetyltransferase, whose protein sequence is MQNKHWSKFELLHEVVTNPNIHIKGQHSYYSDCWDNGFERSVVRYLHGDEVSRQWEPRWEIDELYIGDYVCIGAEVVILMGGNHTHRVDWFSLYPFMDVIEEAYIGKGDTHIKDGAWLGMRAMIMPGVTIGEGAVVAANSVVTKDVEPYSIVGGSPAKVVKYRFDKAVIEELISMKIYDWPEEKFEALKPYLCNSNFSKLKQAITDYDNGL, encoded by the coding sequence ATGCAAAATAAGCATTGGTCTAAATTCGAACTGCTCCATGAAGTCGTTACCAACCCCAACATTCACATCAAGGGTCAACACAGTTATTACAGCGATTGCTGGGATAATGGGTTTGAGCGTTCTGTCGTTCGCTATCTGCATGGTGACGAAGTTAGCCGCCAGTGGGAGCCTCGTTGGGAAATCGATGAGCTCTACATTGGGGATTATGTCTGTATAGGAGCCGAGGTTGTGATCCTTATGGGCGGCAATCACACCCACCGTGTTGATTGGTTTTCTTTGTATCCATTTATGGATGTGATCGAAGAAGCCTACATAGGTAAAGGTGACACGCATATAAAAGATGGCGCTTGGCTAGGCATGAGAGCCATGATCATGCCGGGCGTAACCATTGGAGAAGGGGCGGTTGTCGCTGCAAACAGCGTGGTAACCAAAGATGTGGAACCTTACAGTATTGTTGGTGGTTCTCCTGCAAAAGTCGTTAAATATCGCTTCGATAAGGCTGTTATCGAAGAGCTGATCTCAATGAAGATATACGACTGGCCAGAAGAGAAGTTTGAAGCACTGAAACCGTATTTATGTAACTCAAACTTTTCAAAGTTAAAGCAGGCGATAACGGATTACGACAATGGTTTGTAA
- a CDS encoding ATP-binding cassette domain-containing protein: MNRLDANRHDETDGQHEPMNRLETESLSVLKELEVNANIQLFARQWVDENGIESIDDMFALFDRLALPYRLVANLDEVGDHKLVLLVLSESELVSGHLDSKQFVAVDGNEDVSEVPQFCIVIEGAPLEKASPDWVGERLHAFRPIIPKLLLVSFITNLFALAVPFITMSIYDHVIGGDAGHELQGIAIGAALLFVMMGWLRTLRSRVFASVSNRVSREISQSLVQRLLRNSYAQNQQMASSSQQNQVMLSERISGVLSGPLGNALFDLPFIAIFVLAIGVLGGWLVLVPIVSLVLYYLLAKRSIRSSSKRSMQSTVAGTNRQNMTNELTSKLAFIRSAGFSEHWIQRFQKANLLASTVTFNQSVLQSRYTSIYYFIGVGSTLAVMGLGIGLIFEQVMTPGGLIASMMLISKVTGPAQVLANSAMRFNSFNQSKLQVNRILSQPSEREFSYQHHPLPTVAPNLKLDQVTLRYPKQSRPALNGVSFDVEAGDIVAITGPSGSGKSTLIEVLSGLQPIQNGMVELTGVNLAQYDPQLYRHWCFIRAAYPDLLTLSIREWLSDGHKVEEQKMISAIEMVGGKRWFSTLPDGLDTSISSIQPDSLFDMLSGTVAQILIDAKALVYDYPMFLMDNPVPDGHPNAKRVFGEFLATKKGKATVIYTSHDPDLIKLADKVVVLNEGAVVYAGPLEPEQSSEQEQPSEPQASQEQEPSAQQDAAQQEQSESKQGVANG; the protein is encoded by the coding sequence ATGAATCGTTTAGATGCTAATCGCCATGACGAAACAGACGGTCAACATGAGCCGATGAACCGACTGGAAACTGAAAGCCTTTCTGTGCTCAAGGAGTTGGAAGTTAATGCGAATATCCAACTGTTCGCTCGCCAATGGGTTGATGAGAACGGTATTGAATCGATTGATGATATGTTTGCCCTGTTTGATAGGCTTGCATTGCCATATCGCTTGGTTGCTAACTTAGATGAGGTGGGCGATCACAAATTAGTTCTCCTAGTTCTTAGTGAAAGTGAATTGGTTTCTGGTCACTTGGATTCAAAACAGTTTGTGGCTGTTGATGGCAATGAAGACGTTTCAGAGGTTCCTCAATTTTGCATTGTGATTGAAGGGGCTCCATTGGAGAAGGCTTCTCCGGATTGGGTTGGTGAACGGTTACATGCTTTTCGTCCTATCATTCCTAAATTGCTTTTGGTTAGCTTTATCACCAATTTATTTGCTCTCGCAGTGCCATTCATCACGATGTCGATCTATGACCATGTTATTGGTGGCGATGCTGGGCACGAACTGCAAGGTATCGCTATTGGTGCAGCTTTGTTGTTTGTTATGATGGGCTGGTTAAGAACATTGCGCAGTCGAGTGTTTGCTTCTGTGTCTAACCGAGTCAGCCGCGAGATATCTCAATCCCTTGTGCAGCGATTATTAAGAAATAGCTATGCTCAAAACCAGCAAATGGCCTCGTCTAGTCAGCAAAACCAAGTGATGCTATCTGAACGTATTTCAGGTGTGTTATCAGGACCACTCGGTAATGCCTTGTTTGATTTGCCTTTCATTGCCATTTTTGTCCTTGCGATAGGAGTGCTAGGTGGATGGCTGGTACTGGTTCCAATCGTCTCTTTGGTTTTGTATTACCTGTTAGCTAAGCGTTCGATACGTTCGAGTAGTAAGCGGTCAATGCAATCGACGGTAGCGGGCACTAATCGTCAAAATATGACGAATGAGTTGACGTCTAAGCTTGCCTTTATTCGTAGTGCTGGGTTTTCAGAGCACTGGATTCAACGTTTCCAAAAGGCCAATCTGCTTGCCTCTACGGTGACGTTTAATCAATCGGTTCTGCAAAGTCGATACACCTCGATTTATTACTTCATTGGAGTGGGTTCAACACTGGCTGTTATGGGCTTAGGTATTGGGCTTATTTTCGAGCAAGTGATGACGCCCGGCGGTTTGATTGCATCAATGATGTTGATTTCCAAAGTGACAGGGCCTGCGCAGGTGTTGGCAAACAGTGCGATGCGTTTTAATAGCTTTAATCAATCTAAGCTTCAGGTAAATCGTATTCTGTCTCAGCCGTCTGAACGTGAATTCAGTTACCAGCATCACCCATTGCCAACGGTCGCTCCGAACTTGAAGTTAGATCAAGTGACTCTCCGTTACCCTAAACAGAGTCGCCCTGCATTGAATGGGGTAAGTTTTGATGTTGAAGCGGGCGATATTGTGGCGATCACTGGCCCCTCCGGCAGTGGCAAATCGACATTAATTGAAGTGTTGTCTGGTTTACAGCCTATTCAGAACGGCATGGTAGAGCTGACAGGGGTAAACCTTGCTCAGTACGATCCGCAGCTCTATCGACATTGGTGTTTCATTCGCGCCGCTTACCCCGACTTACTTACATTGAGTATTCGAGAGTGGCTGAGCGATGGGCATAAAGTTGAAGAGCAGAAAATGATATCAGCCATTGAAATGGTTGGGGGCAAGCGCTGGTTCTCCACATTACCAGACGGGTTGGATACCTCTATCAGCAGTATCCAGCCGGATAGCCTGTTTGACATGTTGTCAGGCACTGTCGCTCAGATCCTCATTGACGCCAAAGCTTTGGTGTATGACTACCCGATGTTCCTAATGGACAACCCGGTGCCTGATGGTCATCCCAATGCTAAACGTGTATTCGGTGAGTTCTTGGCGACAAAGAAAGGAAAAGCAACGGTGATCTATACGTCGCATGATCCAGACTTGATTAAGCTCGCTGATAAAGTCGTGGTGTTAAATGAGGGGGCTGTTGTTTATGCTGGCCCATTAGAGCCGGAACAGTCTTCGGAGCAGGAACAGCCTTCAGAGCCTCAAGCTTCCCAAGAACAAGAGCCGTCTGCTCAGCAAGATGCAGCCCAACAAGAACAATCAGAGTCTAAGCAAGGAGTCGCTAATGGCTAA